Below is a genomic region from Prunus persica cultivar Lovell chromosome G3, Prunus_persica_NCBIv2, whole genome shotgun sequence.
CAGAGAAGAAATCATTCAAACATTTAACTGATACAACTTTTAgttgtttattgtttttgaaaaTCCCAGTACACTTGCAAGTAAGGTActttatttggaaaaaaaacaaaacaaaaggaaaaaaatgaaaggttCCTCCTGATCCTGATTTTGGGTGAACCTAAAACTGAAGTGAGGTTTAAGACAAGAGAATAACGGcaagaacacaaaaataaagagaccACCCAAACgcataaaacaaaagagattcaaCGCATGAAACAATTCCTAAATTAATCTAAGCATATTCCTGGTCAAAGTCAACGTATAGTAAAGTAACTACAAATGCAAACACACATCAAGCTCTTGGTAGCTAAAAATGCAAACACACTATAATCTTCCACATTAAACATCAAATATCTTAATAAAGTTCTATGCATATCTAGCAATTTTTACTTCAAAGCAAAATTACAAGCATAGAGTaattgtaataacccaaaacaaaatatctaaaaagtagGGATAATATCTTCTGGCAAAAGACAAGTTTGCCCTCATATATTTTAATAgggaaaaagttgactttaCGATCGGAAAATAATTTGGCAATTCCGCTTacgccgttgcgtagagcacggcgaaacGAGCCCGCAGACATGGAGTAGACCCGAATCGGAGCTGTAACAAAGAAGATATGGTCTAAATACCGTgaagggcaaaacggtaatttgggaaaaagtcagatttttatctcttctctctcctctctcccgtcagtttctctctcctccctctctctctccctcccgcgCGATTCCGTGACCTCTCTCCCTTCCGATCGAGACAGCGGCCACCACAGGCCGTCTCGATCTCCGCCGTTGGTCCCAACAGCTCCGCCACTCACCCGCCGTTCTTCTCCGACCAATATCAGCCGCGGGGACGCCTGAAACTGGCCGGAATCTGCCATTGACGCCGGTTTCCAGTCGGAACTTCTCTCCTCTCGATCTCCTTCGTTTCTCCACCAACTtgttcgagtaaggtatggattctcagctatttttcgtgctctaactgatggttggctgggttttgatcgatttcacctctagatcactcgattttcaACTTGAAAATTGGtcgaacttcggccgccgtgatcggccattttcggccactttttggggtatgtccaagaacaaaagtgactccaaatggggtgttttacctaggataggagtttggagtcttggttccgagttttttttccggcaacccataatcgctttggacacccaatctgcccgcgcgtgtggcagcgcgtgggcgagggtggtggagTAACTCTGGGCAGTTTTGAGATCCTCGTGtagtcacgagcgcgtaggattttgcggatctcgATTCagagtccgtttgagccccgaacggattttccatatcgcACGATCCTTGGGTGCAATGTCGTCTAATCGTCGGATCGcactgaattttggatatgtcaTACTACATGATtccaggatcgtgtaggattcgacggattgcgaatcggagtcccagATACttcgaaatcgcgaaccctggggctagggtttggattttaagcgaTAACGCGATTTCGGCTAACCCGaccgtccgtttcggaccGAATTCGCGGAACATGGTTCCTTCTCTATGAGGAATCTTCAGAGAAGCCCAGATTGGCCATCGGAGATCATGGACCCCACGGGTCTCGGGTCGGCCGATCTGGCAGCTTATCGCTTACCTAAGCGTCGGGTCTTCCAAAGCTGATCTAAGAGTCTGAAAGGCTAATGTGGGTATAAGAGAAATTTTATAATGAGTGCGCGTATTTCTAAGAGCCGGGGGCagggtgtttaatttaaattctttttattcagcagtttattaatttattattattcatggTTAATAAGGCACCAGAAGTCCAGTCGACCtacaggagggaccttcaagaggtccagctagctcggaccaactgtgagtggactttctttcataaataattttatataaatgagtttATCTgaattaatttcattatttgatcttgaatgaGTATTCTTGCATGTCTTAGAGCACGTTTTATACTGTTAACTATTttgagttatatatatattattgaggTTATATTAACAGCAGACCTTGAGCCTTACATAACAAAATAGCAGCAGCATTGAGACTCTACAGTTAATTTATCAGATTTCAGAGAATTATCAGATTTCCTAGTTAGACCATCGTGTACCCATTTATTTATGGTGATTACCCACAGTCggaccgatgtctacggacatctAGTCTGATTTCAGTTTACGTCAGTGCGCTTGacattgcctcacgagtttcggggacgctcggactgtgagtgccaggatttgtggctcggctgactctgtgtccccgagacctgccaggatttgcggctcggttgactctgtgtccccgagacctgccaggatttgcggctcggctgactctgtgtctccgggacctgccaggatttgcggctcggttgactctgtgtccccgagacctgccaggatttgcggctcggctgactctgtgtccccgggacctgccaggatttgcggctcggctgactctgtgtccccgggacctgccaggatttgcggatcaggctgactgcGGTCCCCTGTATCTTGCCAGAGCGGTTCGAGTCGACTTGGTGTCATCGGGACCTGCCGGCGGATTAGGCTGACTATAGTCCCCTGATTtcgccagtttgcggctcgggtaGCCTGCGTGacgcccgagacctgccaggggaattgacggattttCAGGGGTACACtcaggtggtagttttaaagcAATTTGAGCACTTTTATGCAGCTATTGTTTTTCAATCATCTTATATcagctttttttttcaataaacgTGCATGTTTTATCTCTTCATATAATTGTTTAGCTTTACAAATCTATATACATACTgttacatatttatatttagagGAATACTTTATATTAAACACAGGTGAACTTTAGCTTTACTTATCAAGTTATTTTTACTATGGGGGTTATTATGATTGTAAACTGTTTTCCAGAACCTTATGtttggtccactcacatttttaacCTGTTTTTCGCCCCCAGGCCGTAGAAGTATGcaggatccaccaccgggccgttCTTAGCTTCCGCGCCACCAATTAAGGTAGAGTTTTGTGGAAAATCCTTAGAACCCTGAAAAACTCtagaaaatgctctgatatctatttgaaactgaaaaactgGAGTTGAGATCTGTTATTTGAGAtattctggcagttggtgtggacttatttgattgtttaacAGGTGAAAAACTTTTGCTTTGGTCAAAATTCAGGGGAggctctgccgaattttcagCAGAAGTCTAAGGGAAAGTgtaaaaagaatttgaaatgaGAGGGATAAAAAGgtcttttgtgcccgacattcgccaggtgtcggacacgcacaggactTGGCTCaaattccaaagcggaaattgggtcgggtcctgtcagtaATCACTTTAGTAACGGGATTAAATTATGGGCTATCAACAAAACACTCCTAGATATTTGGTTTCATTCTTAATATGGGCCAcaatgtttcaatttcatctatTTACAACTCatgattttcaaatttgactAATTTAAGTCTTTCGTTAAGTTGGCTGTTTGTTTAGATGTTAATTGATAACGTGTCCATTGTGGGACACTAATTCGTCGGAGAGCCGGAATTTGGAAGCAAAGTAGAAATTTTGTTGAGACATATCATAATTTTTCGGGGTTCAAACTTTGtctcaaaagaacaaaattcgTCAGGAAAAGTCACAATTTGTTAGAAGAACAAAATTCGTTGGAAAAGGGCACGCTTTGTCGGCAAAGAAATATCTGGTTGGGGCATATCAAAATTTGTGGGGAAATAATTGTCAAGAAGAACAAAATACGTCGAGAAAGATCAATCTTTGTCGGCAATGAACAAAATTCGCCGAGACAGGTCAAAATTTGTCGGGAAAGCCAGATAACtgcttgttttaaagataaagcttATATGCCTGTAAAACAGATGTATGACCAAGCAGATCTAGACTAAAGCCAACAAGTGAAggtttcaaaattaattttaaaaatatttttattgggAGTACTCCTCCATCCATAAGATAtagcaatttctttttttccatttttaaaagaaatattattttgatgccAATCTTGTAAAAGCAAATTTCTGATATGAGAAAAAGCTTCACTAATATGAGGTGTTCTATTCTGAAAAAGTAAACGATTTCGTTGCTCCAAATTTTCCAGTAAATAGTACaaaatttggcaaaaaataatgaaagagAGACATTATTCCATTTAGAAAGGATCCACTCTATAATATCAACATTATTAGGTTGTGGGGAGACACCAAAATTTAACAAGATTGGACCAAATCTGATTGGAGTATgaaaaaaaggacaaagatTTGAAATATTAGTAAAATGATCAAGTTTCTCACGAGTAACGAGTATGTATGAAGACGtttttgtatataaaataaataaataaaagccaagtgaataatttaattttagggggtaattttaatttccaaattttagcTAATTATGAATCTATATTGGTCTtgcaataatttaattgtaaaCGTGTAGCAAAGTTAATAGAAAATTTTCCAGAAATAAAATAcgcacatttttttttatgagcaaAAGTTTAGGGGGAGATTGGCTACTCTCACCACCATCTTCAGGGCAAACCTACAACCTCGAGTCGGAAGGACTTACGCGTGTCATTCAACTGCTATTTACCATTGGTATTGATTTATGTCGGAAATTATATATCGCGCACCAATAAGGGCTGCTAGTAGCTGAACTCGAACACTGATGGGGCTACACACAGTGCAGCAGGGGCCTTATCAACTGAACCAACCCTGGTTGGCAAATAAAATACGTACTTCAATGCTCTTTGGGACATGAGTTTAAGTTGGGTTCATGACCTGAAATTCCAGAGCAAAAGAAGCAAATTTTAGTCCTAATTTATTGACCCAAGAGAGTAACAATCCCATGACGATGACACATATAAGACCAGATTTACATCGACTCACTTTTTTCTCCGTACGAATTGTTCATGACATGTCGAAATTGAAGTGTCTGTAATCAAATTTATAGTGAAGCAAAAAAGTTTCAGAcacgaaatatttatacttTAAACTGTCGAAATTCGTATTACAGGTACTTCCGAGCACACTCCAGGTGCAGGTGAGGTAccttatttaaatttgataataataataataattattattatttaatgttGTATAAGTTTTTAATTCCTTGAATATCGTCGGGCTTCAAATTCCGCTTGACCGTTGCAGTGTTGAGATAGGGGTACATAATAGCGTCTTCAACAAAGCTATGATTAAGCCCAAGAAGGTGCCCTATTTCATGCACAGCAACACTCTGCAAGTCCATGCCACCATTCACAGAACCCACAACCCACATCTCATCAGCGTCGTAGTGAAATCTCCCATCTGTTGGCGAAAAAGCATGGGCGGTTATCCCACCTCGGCCATCAAACGGATACCCATCTCCATGATCGCGCCTCTGAAAACTGATCGTCAGATCTGGAGTCCCATATTCTTCGACCTGACTGAACGTAAACTGTGTGTTATTGGCCCATGTTTGAAAAGCACGTTTAACCGGATCTTTGGCCTGATTTGGGGTGCCCTGAAGAAAAGCATAGGTGAGGCGATACTTAGACGAAGGCCATTTTGGGTTTCCTGGGAAGAAAGCATATTGAGAAACTGTGAGCCCCTCGTGGTGCTGTATCTTTCTTGATATCATGGAGGTGGTACCATTGATGATATCTGGCACACCACAACGTGGTATCATCATGTTTGACACAGTTTTGGCATCCAACCTTCCGGTGGCCTCGAGGTTGTAATtgatttggtaagttttgatgGCCGACTCCAATTGGTCGTCAAAATCATCATTCTGGGAATGGCCACTCAAGTAACCAAATTTTTCAAGGTGTTTTTTGACGTCTAGGATGCCTTGGACATTGTCACCCTTGCGACACCCCTTAACCTGGTTAAGATACTCAAATGATGATGCTGCATGGGAGAGCAGggggaggagaagaaggaggAGCACGGTAGTGATTGTGAACAGAGAAAGAGTTGAAGCTTTTGATGGTGCCATTGATGCTAGCTAAGCTAGTAGTAAGAAATACTTTTGGTTTCGAATATGTTGTGGAAAAGCCTCATACTTTGGAGTGCTATTTATAGCTCTCTAATGAGAAGACTTACAACTCTAACTTCCACATTGAGATTGAGAGTTAGGCCTTCCATAGTAAATGCATATGCATTACTTTGAGTCTAAACAACTACCCCCTATTAGTGAGGTGCTACAAACTCTCCCAAACCCTAACCTCTTCTTTCCCAAAAAAACCCTCTAAGAAccgtttttattttgaagggggaggaagccattgttcttcctcccctctcccctcttttctttctccatcTCTTCTTCCCTTATTTTTAGAGACAAAAGtttttccctatttgtcttcgttttgttatgattttctcCAATCATCATAGCCGGTTGCGTCTTGGCGTCGAATCTCCACCTGCATTTCGACGACGGATCTCCACTACCATCCTTTTGCGATTTCTTTATGTTCGGAATAAGTCATAGAGACTCTTTG
It encodes:
- the LOC18783593 gene encoding metalloendoproteinase 2-MMP; its protein translation is MAPSKASTLSLFTITTVLLLLLLPLLSHAASSFEYLNQVKGCRKGDNVQGILDVKKHLEKFGYLSGHSQNDDFDDQLESAIKTYQINYNLEATGRLDAKTVSNMMIPRCGVPDIINGTTSMISRKIQHHEGLTVSQYAFFPGNPKWPSSKYRLTYAFLQGTPNQAKDPVKRAFQTWANNTQFTFSQVEEYGTPDLTISFQRRDHGDGYPFDGRGGITAHAFSPTDGRFHYDADEMWVVGSVNGGMDLQSVAVHEIGHLLGLNHSFVEDAIMYPYLNTATVKRNLKPDDIQGIKNLYNIK